One genomic window of bacterium includes the following:
- a CDS encoding VacB/RNase II family 3'-5' exoribonuclease, with translation MRKKIKALLFQFEREGYLTVSKRDTYIAAKNPESAKAKTSKKNKRTHKKHPLDKPIGKHMAHANIKPLEDQLIGSLSSQRNNSLIFFPLKKRQAIRLHLAQRVEVPKKINRDDIYHVDIEKKVVKGRPFFIAQNISLLGSIHDPATDHKIIIAENKLSPTFSKKIHSELNALDQRVQVSKQRKDFRDLNFVTIDGADAKDFDDAVCFDGKYLYVAIADVAHYVHADSALDKEAAFRGNSFYFPNMVIPMLPELLSNTLCSLRPKEDKYAMVLKIKFNVDNRVDHFDLYEGLIQSKERLTYDQVDDYFENPKTATSFAQETTGKMLTELKVLTQHMRALRFEEGSIDFDLKDHVIHVDKNYAPTHIAEKKQTLARQLIEECMLCSNVCMAHHLEKITQDVTQDMSVYRVHPQPEAVKVDDLIHLLQTYNYKLSKDFGISNPHEFNTFLSSLDDSPLSEVFKSWALRAMSQAFYSVNNNGHFGLGFSHYLHFTSPIRRYADLLVHRIIKNHLHKKNSAHIFPQKFNTLENVCVHISAQERVAQKAERDMYQRKSARFLKDKVGKVFKAYVVGMNSRGLFMKFESMPMEGFLAIKDFKKGFFDFFEKEMMFQNRRNGHKIKLGDTYRVKLAKINLKGAFIDLILA, from the coding sequence TTGCGTAAAAAAATTAAGGCTTTGCTTTTTCAATTTGAACGTGAAGGTTACCTTACTGTCAGTAAGCGTGATACCTACATTGCAGCAAAAAATCCCGAGTCGGCCAAAGCCAAAACCAGCAAAAAAAACAAACGTACTCATAAAAAACATCCTCTGGATAAACCCATAGGTAAACATATGGCGCATGCCAATATCAAGCCCCTTGAAGATCAACTTATTGGGAGCTTAAGCAGCCAACGTAACAATTCCCTTATTTTTTTCCCTCTAAAAAAACGCCAAGCCATACGCTTACATCTTGCACAAAGGGTTGAGGTCCCTAAAAAAATTAACCGAGATGATATTTATCATGTTGATATTGAAAAAAAAGTGGTCAAAGGCCGGCCTTTTTTTATTGCCCAAAATATAAGCCTTTTGGGTTCTATTCACGACCCAGCCACTGACCATAAAATCATCATTGCAGAAAACAAACTCAGCCCTACATTTTCAAAAAAAATTCACAGTGAATTAAATGCTTTAGACCAGAGAGTTCAAGTTTCAAAACAACGTAAAGACTTTAGAGATTTAAACTTTGTGACCATTGATGGCGCTGATGCCAAAGACTTTGATGATGCTGTATGTTTTGATGGCAAATACTTATACGTAGCTATTGCCGATGTTGCACATTATGTTCATGCTGACTCTGCTTTGGATAAAGAAGCTGCGTTTCGGGGCAACAGTTTTTACTTTCCCAACATGGTGATTCCCATGTTGCCAGAACTTTTATCCAACACACTCTGTAGCCTACGTCCAAAAGAAGACAAGTACGCTATGGTACTAAAAATAAAATTCAATGTGGATAACCGTGTAGATCATTTTGATCTTTATGAAGGCCTCATTCAATCAAAAGAAAGGTTAACTTACGATCAGGTTGATGATTATTTTGAAAACCCAAAAACAGCCACTTCGTTTGCTCAAGAGACCACCGGAAAAATGCTGACCGAGCTCAAAGTCCTGACTCAACATATGCGCGCCTTACGCTTTGAAGAAGGTTCCATTGATTTTGATTTAAAAGATCACGTTATTCATGTTGATAAAAACTATGCCCCAACTCATATTGCAGAAAAAAAACAAACCCTGGCCCGCCAATTGATTGAAGAGTGCATGCTTTGCAGCAATGTTTGCATGGCTCATCATTTAGAGAAAATCACTCAAGATGTCACACAAGACATGTCGGTTTACCGCGTGCACCCGCAACCAGAAGCCGTTAAAGTTGACGATTTAATTCATCTTTTACAAACCTACAATTACAAACTATCCAAAGACTTTGGTATTTCTAACCCACATGAATTCAACACCTTTTTGAGCAGTCTTGATGACTCACCTTTATCAGAAGTCTTCAAGTCCTGGGCCTTGCGTGCAATGTCGCAAGCTTTTTACTCAGTCAATAACAACGGGCACTTTGGCCTTGGCTTTAGTCACTATTTACACTTCACCTCACCCATCAGGCGCTATGCTGATTTACTGGTACATAGAATCATTAAAAATCATCTTCACAAAAAAAACTCTGCCCATATTTTTCCACAAAAATTCAATACCCTTGAGAATGTCTGTGTGCATATTTCCGCTCAAGAACGCGTGGCCCAAAAAGCTGAACGTGACATGTATCAAAGAAAATCTGCCCGCTTTTTAAAAGATAAAGTGGGTAAAGTTTTTAAAGCTTATGTTGTGGGCATGAATAGTCGTGGTTTATTTATGAAGTTTGAAAGCATGCCTATGGAAGGTTTTTTAGCCATCAAAGATTTTAAAAAAGGCTTTTTTGATTTTTTTGAAAAAGAAATGATGTTTCAAAATCGGCGCAACGGTCACAAAATAAAATTAGGCGATACATATAGAGTCAAGCTGGCTAAAATCAATCTTAAAGGCGCTTTTATTGACTTGATTTTAGCCTAA